The sequence GGAGGCGTTAAATCAAGTCCTGTCAGCGCTTGGCCAATGAGAAGCCCTGGGCTGACCATAAATCTGCCGGTGAGAGAcagcgaaagagagagagcgtgcgagcgaGCGAGCGCTGCCCGGGCGGGGGaccggggagggggcgcggggagagcggggaggggcgACGGGGAGAGGgcgaggagggagagaggagttgAGGAGAAAAAAGGCGATAACGGAGGTACCAGAGACGAAGACAGCCTACAGGAGAGACGGACAgatgcagagagacaaagagaagccGCGAGAGATAGCGTCAGGAAGTCAGCGATTAGAGATCCGGCTCGCGCGGGGGACTGACAGAGAtaaagagaccaagagagacagacactgaTTCCCACTCATGAGGGCCCCCAAGTGCACACACTTCCCCGAGACACGCGTGAGCGCCGCCCCACGAAGGACCTCGCGCGTGGACATGGACGCGCCACGCACACCCGCATGAGAAAGCCTGAGAGCCCGCCTTGCTTTTCCTCCGCCTCTTTTTCCTCACTAAATTGTTTGTTGAAACTAgaggcgggtgggggcggggagggcgtcGAGGGTGAGAGAGGAGGGGGTTGTGTTCCTGCTAATATCTGGCCTCTCTGGTCTCAGACTCCAGGGTTTCCTCCTGTGCCCCGTGAGTCATTTTTTTCCCAGCGACTGAGAATTGGGAAGTCCCTCCTTAGGTCTAACTTCAGTCTCTGTTGCTGCTCCTTTCTACTTGCCAACGCTTGTGAACTGCCTTCAAGGAATATGAAAAGTGAACCCTTTTACAGACCTTCAGAGAATTGCCAGCTTCCAGAATCTTAGAAGGGTGGAGCAGGAAGCACTTTTAGGAATTATCTGGTAACTTGATTCTAGTTTTAGGAAGGCAGCTGTCCTGTAGTGGTTAGACATGTGGGCTGAAGCGAGACTCTCTGCCCTCAAGTCATGGTCATACTACTTCCCAGCTGGACAAATTGCTTGAACTATTTGTGCTCCGATTTGTTCACTTGTGAGAATGAGATTGTAATAGATACTTAATGGTAAAATTTGTACGAATTacatgaaagaatatatttacaGGGTTTAGGACAGCACCGGGCACGTGGTAAGACTGCGCCCCACCCCCAACTTTGCACCCGCGATAAAGCCTGTGGTTCAGGTGGTCCAGGGCCCTGCTCACCTTCACAGAGCTAATTATCAGAGAGCCTTGACGAGAACCCTTGTCTCTACATTCCCAAGCGGATGTTCTTTATTGGTCCTGCTGTTCACCCCACCTGTCTGGGCCCCTGCCTCAGCACCCTGAACTTGACTCAGTTTTGAGGCTGCTGTGTGATCTTTGTTCTTTGGAAGACGAACTCTCAGAAGCACATGTTCTGCGTTAGGACACAGGATTCCTGGGACTTGGAAGTGGGTTGCATGTGAGGACATTGATCTGTCCACCTCGACCTATGGTTCTTTCTGCGCTCGTCTGAATCCCTCTGGACTTCACTTTGTTCCCTCCAAACCGTGGacttgggagcagggaggggacagcgTGTAGCCAGAGCAGCGGTACTGTCTACATGACTCTTACATTCCAGTGCTTGCACAGTGCCCACCTGCTCCCCCCATTTCCAACCAAATAGACAAGAAATATCTCATAAGTAATCATAAATGTCTAATTCTTTACTTTCCTGCCTAagctttggggggaggggggaaaggggtgCAGATCTCTGGGTCTTTGCCCTTGCTGGCTGGGTGGGAGGCGGTCTGTGGCCTCCCGGTCCCTCTGACACCTTCGGTCCTCAacaaggaaacacagagaacCAGCGTCACCTGGTGGCCACAGGTGCTTTCTTTAAGTTCACACGGGTGCTGACTAGGGTGACAGGATGTTGGTCGTGCTAGAGGAAGGGAACATGGTCTCCCCTCAGCTGGACCCCTGAGCCCTGTTAACTAGAGTCTCTGTTCTGCTCTCATAACCCAGGATGACAAGAACAAGTCAGGGGGAAGTGAGGGGCCAGGACTTCAGTTGATTTAGGTCTGACTGGTGTCACTGCTAGGGCAGCCGGAACCCCTCTTTGCCATTGCCTCAGCTAAGCTCAGTTCATGTCCACGGAGCAGGGGATCCTCTCCCATGACCATTCTCTTCGGCTAGGGCAAGGACCAGGGCGTTGGACTCACAGGAGTGTGGCTATCAAAGCTGgattacagggtgcctgggtggctcagtcggttgagcttccgacctcggctcaggtcatgatctcccggaatgtgagttcgagccccgcgtcgggctccgtgctgacagctcagagcctggagcctgcttcggattctgtgtctccctctctctccgcctctcccccactcatgctctgtctctctctgtctcaaaaataaataaacactaaaaaaaaaaaagaagctggatTACAAAACTTTTCTGAGCTAAATAAACCTGTTTGCGGGGATTAGGGGACTGGGGGCGCCGATCCTGGCAGTAGTAGTTAGGGGCAGGAGCCATTTCTGGGAAGTTAAATGAAAAGACAGGTGGATCCTCTGAAACCAACTCACATGTTTTATGCCCGTAAACCCCTCAGCTGAAGGCTGTGTCCTAGGCCCTCTGCTTCCCAACCTTGCCGTGACCTAGGTTACCCAAACCCTCAACTGTTAGGTTCCAGCTGCACACCGGTCCTGGCCTATTATTCCCCAAAGACCACATCTGAGCCCTAGAAGGatagaattcatttattaataattaataatgcaTCTTGGGCAGCCTCGAGCTGAAGCATCGATCAAGGGATGGAGAAGCCTGGTTCGGGGATGGGGGGAAGTTGTGAAAATGCCCACAGGCCTTCCTTTCGTCTGCTCCCCTACCAGCTGGCCACTTTAGCTCTGTTCTGGAGGAGACAGTGCTGGATCCTGGTGACTGGGGAACACAGTTCTAACGGAGCCTACGGAAACTCTGGGGCCCTCGTCTCAGGATGGAGCCGTAGGCTTGGCGGAACTGACGGTTCATGGCTGCATAGAGCACAGGGTTGATGCAACCGTTGAGCCAGGTGAGGTTGGCAGCGAGCATGTGGACAACCCGAGGAGCGCGGACCCTGGCATCCAGGATGTTGAGCAGCAAGAAGGGGATGTAGCTCAGAGCGAAGCAGAGGAACACAGCGAAACACATCCGGGTCACCTTCCCAAACTCTGACGGAGAGTCCTGAGTTCTTTGGGCTCTTTTGGTCGGCCTGCTCTTGGCAGGTGCTTCTGGATGGCTTTTCTCTGCCGCCTGCTGACCTACCTCCCTGCTGGGATGGTCCTCCACCTCTGATGAGTCCCCTTCCAGGGTCTGGGTGGTGGCAGCACTGACCGGCTCAGACGAAATCCCCTCGCTGGGTCTTCCTGATGCCCGCCCGCTGTCCAGCTCCTGGAAACGACCAGGTGTGGCCTCATCTGTCCCAGCCACATGGTTGGAGTGGATACTTGACTGCTTATACTGATCCAGCGCCTGTGCTGCTCGCTTCACTTGCCGGTGGATGAGCCAGTAGAAGACGCCGACGCTGCTGAGCCCCAGCACAAAGTAGATGCCCATGAGGATGGTGGTGTAGGGCCGGCCTCGGATGCGGTCAAAGCTGCAGGTGCAGACTGCAGGCACCAAGATGTAGATGCGCCAGAGAGGGGCGAAGCTGGCCACGCCTACCACCCAGGTACTCACCAGTGCCAGCACCATCCCCTTGGCACTGAAAACTCGGGGAAAGAGCTTAGGGTGGGCAATGAGGAGGTAGCGTGCCAGGGCAATAAGGCAGAGGGTCAGGATGGAGACGGAGTTGGATGCAAAGAGGAGGAGTCCAAAGACCCTGCAGAAGGTGGCGCCGGTGCGCCAGTGCAGGTGGAGGTAGGTGTCCACagagaagggctggagaagggtgCAGTACAACAGATCGGCCACGGTGAGGTTGGCGATGAGCAGGTTGAAGCGGGTGCGGAGCTTGGGCTGGATGGCCAAGGCCAGCAGGGTGAGGACGTTGCCCACGGTGCCTGTGACAGCTACCACCACCCCCCAGCTAACTGCAACATAACGATAGCCCAGTACGGACTCATGGTAGCAGGAGAAGTTGGCTTCGGAGGTGTTCCACATGGTGGAGGCTGAAGAGGAGAGTGCGAGGGAAAGAAGGAGTCAGAACCTCGCCTTGAACTTAGGTCTCTTGGATGGCTCTGGGGCCCTGGACACCTGAGCTTTTTCACAGGCTTGCCAGCCTCCTGAGCCATTCCCAGGCCTCTTCATCCCCAACCTTTCCTGAGATCCCCAACCCCCCTCCTTCGGCTCTCTCGGTCCGCTCCCATTCTCAAAGATTTCCCCCAAATTCTTCTCTAAATATCTTTCGGTGTCCGCCCACGCCAAACTCCAGGCCTCTTCAATGTCCATCCAGATGTTCTCAGTAACCTCAGTGCCCTCtgactttttaatcttttctctttcccctaagACCACCCAGGAATTCCCTACCTCTATTCAGGATGCTACTGGTCCCCTCTGCCCTTGTCTGCTACACACACGCAGGTCTCAGGTCTTTtgttgtttcgttttgtttttttcatcacCCGggagatgaggagacagagagagtaaaagTACACCCACCACAAAAGTACTCACCTGAGTCTCCCAGCCTTCAATTCTCACTCCAGTGGAAGAAGTCCAACTCACTTGAGTAGTCTTTTCTGGTGGGCGGTCAGGCTCCAGGACATGGTCGTGTGTCTCCTATTAATAAACTAGACTGAACGGATAAGAAACTCCccagtttctcaacctcagccacttcctcccttctcttcagtCCTACTCATTTTGCTTCGGCTAGTGCAATCTGGGCTTCTCTGGTGAAAATCCCCTGCTACTTACATCAAAGCTGTTTCGCTCCTTGCCAAAGACGAAggtgtttctctcccctctttgcATAGCAGGACACCTACAAGTTCATGGCCAAGAATTGTCTGGACAGGGAGACAGGCCATCAGAAGACCTGGGCCACTTTTCTAGGGGCCAAAGAGAAGACCAAGTTCCAGGAGCAATTCTGGACGCCCCGGAAGCCTTGCGTTTGTCAGGAAGGAGCACTGCCTTTCTTCTCTCCAGGACTCAGAGACGGTTCAAATCAGGGGGTCCCATGTGATACCCTAACACATCTGATAAAAGGAGCCAGGTGAAAAAAGGTGAGAAAAGAAGTATCTGGGATTCTGGCTTCAGTCCCCACAGGAGCACAGGCCGCCGTTCaatcgttcattcattcatctgttcactCAACAAACACGTGCTGAGGGCCTACTATGCACAAGACTCTGAGATAGACTCTAGGGATACAAGAAGTTGTGACACATGGGCTTGCACATAGTCTAGCAAGGgacacagatatatagatatataaatgtttaattgaTTCTCtaaggggtcagcaaactttggCTTATGGACCAAATCTGGGCTGCCatcggttttgtttttgtttttttgtttttgtttttaaacgtttatttatttttgagacagagagaggcagagcatgaacgggggagggtcagcgagagagggagacacagaatccgaaacaggctccaggctctgaactgtcagcacagagcccgacgcggggcttgaactcatggacgatgagatcatgacctgagccgaagtcggacgtttaaccgactgagccacctgggcgcccctgtttttgttttttttaagtaagctctatgcccagtgtggggcttgaattcatgacccttgAGACCAAGAGTGGCATGttcttctgactaagccagcctggtgcccccacatctgttttttgtttgtttgtttgtttgtttatttacttatttttttattttattaaaaaaattttcttacatttatttatctttgagagacagacaacaagtgggggaggggcagagagagaaggagacacagaaaccgaagcaggctccaggctccgagctgtcagcacagagccagacgcgggactaaactcacaagccatgagatcatgacctgagccgtagccggatgcttaactgactgggccacccaggctccccagtttacttatttttgagagagagagagagagagagcgccagcatggggagaggcagaaaaagagggagagagagagaatcccaagcaggctccctgctgtctgtgcagacagggctcaatcccatggactgtgagatcatgacctgaaccgaaatcaagactgacttgagctacccaggcacactGCCCGCCCCACCACCATCTGTTTTTgtaggggccatgagccaagaatgtttttttcccccactttcaaaTGGTTCCATTTTAAATGGTTGTATAAGTACCTACATAATACCCTCCCTCAGTTTTGCCTCTTGGCCTGCACAACCTataatatttactgtctggccacTTAAGAAAAAGTTTACCAACCCTTACTCTAAAGGGTAGCAGCGACTTAAAGGAGCAAAATCGCCAAGGAGAAGGTCAGGAAAGGGTTCGCAGAGAGATAGCTGAGCTGGGTTTTGAATAATGAACAGTTTTTTGGAGGGAGGTAAGTAGAAGGACATTCAGGGCAAAGGGAACAGGATGCGTAGAGTCGCAGAGGTTTAGGTAGAGGTGAACAAATACTGGGAGGTAGGGAGCAACAGAGAAGATCCTGGACAAGTGAGCAGGACGGGGGTGGAGGAAGTCCTTGTGCATCGTGTGAGGAGCTGGGGTTGTATCCTGGAGGCCATAGGGAGGTTTGCACTCAAGAAGCTGTGAGTAAGGAGTGAAAGCGTGCAGGCCAGCAGTGAGAGAGACCAGTAAAGAGGCACCAGTTCAGACAAGAGCGAGGCAGAGCCTGAGCTGGGGCCAGGGCTAGCTTCAAAGAAATGCCACATGTGTGATCACACGGGGCCCTGCACTTACAAGGGGCTGGGGTTGGCTTAACACTCCACACTGTCTTAAGATCCATTTTGAACAAGAagtcctgctttttcctcttgcACTGGGACCTCGAGCTACGTAGCCAGTCCTGGTTAGGGCAGTGGCTGTGGGTATACAGAACAATGATCAGGATCCATGGGTCAGTAAGAGGTCAAATTAACCCGGTAAGAGGATTTATTTAGTGCTTTAGTGGATGAAGGGTTAGGAAGAGGGAAGACTAGGCTGATTCCCAGTTTTCCCAGTGGCTGGTGGTGCTTTGCATCAGGAAGATAGGGAATAAATAGGCAGAGCAGCAGGCTTAGGGAACGGGGTGAATCatgaattcagttttatttatttatttatttttttcaacgtctatttatttttgggacagagagagacagagcatgaacgggggaggggcagagagagaaggagacacagaatcggaaacaggctccaggctccgagccatcagcccagagcctgacgcggggctcgaactcacggaccgcgagatcgtgacctggctgaagtcggacgcttaactgcgccacccaggcgccccatgaattcaGTTTTAAACCAGGCTAGAGGTATGTATCTCAGCCCTCCTCACTCTAGTCTCTTCTAGCCTCCATCTCTATCCCCACGTGTGATCCAGCCCCTGCTTTTCTCCACCCTCTCTCTTATAGGACCACTcttgcctcttggacttggactTCTGGATCTCcagtctctgcttttttttttttttaagctagatggcctgaaaaaacaaaacacaaacacctAACCATCCTAAACTTGTTGGATTCCATTTCTAAACCCACAGTGAACTCCCACCCCCAACTTCATAGCTGACAAACCCAGGAGGCccctatttccctttccttctctgtctcttttcttaatatttttaagtctgtttacttatttattttttaaaaatgtttgtccacttattttgagagagagagagagagagagagagagagagagagagagagggaatgagcaggggaggggcagagggagagagagaatccctagcagaaTCCATGCacagtgcccaatgcagggctctatctcacagaccctgagatcacgaccagagccgaaattaagagtcagatgtgtgcttggggtgcctgggtggctcaacaggttaagcatctgacttcgactcaggtcgacttaggctcaggtcatgatctcacagtttgtgagttggagccccacatccggctctctgctgtcagcacagagcctgctatggCTCCTGTGcacctgccaccccccaccctatccctgctggttctctaaataaataaataaacttaaaattttttttttaaaagagttggatgctgaactgactgagccacccaggtacccctatttattcatttatttatttatttattttgagaaagagagagagtgtgggggaagggcagagagagagagagagagggaatcccaagccagctccaagGAAAGGAGAAATCGAGACCTGAGCTACAAgcgggacacttaactgacggagcccctccctttccttcctctttaacaatctttatttcaccttccctccccctttcctctgaaAAACTGGAAGTGGGTAGAGGGGGGAAGTGAGCAAAGGAGATGCAATTCAGGGGGACCCTTGGGAAGATGCTGGGCTCTGGtctggcctttctttctttctttcttgccacCCAGCAGGGCTAGAGGGAAGGGGTTACAGAGTCAGAACTGTTCTTGGGAGTGTGACTGAGCTGAATTCTGGAGATAATAAAGAACATCTTCCCCCACATCATGTGCCAGGCTGCTGAACAGAGTGCACGTCTCTGTCCCACAGACCTGTAGGGGACCCAGAGGAGAAGGTGTTCTAGCATACCTGCATATCTGTAAATGGCATAGCCTCAGTTCTTTAGTCTTGGAACATGAAGTCTCAATGAACTTTTAAGAGACCCAAAGCTGTTCCTTTtgcatatggggaaactgaggtccagagaggggaaggacTAACTCAAGGTCACTATATGGGGCCCAGCAGTGCCTAGAGCTCAGATGCCTAGTCCCTGTTCCAGCGTCTTCCCATGCCTTGCGTGTTCCTGGCGTGGGTTTCCCATCAGAGGCACAAAAGCCCGGATTCTTTCCTTTGTCTGAGGCTGGATCTAGACTTGTTTTCCAGAATCTCGAGACACATGTGCCACAGGAGCGTCTTAGCCTGGGGGAGACTCCGTTTCCATGTCGTTGGCGCCGCCTGGTGGTGGAGTCGTGGAGCATTCTCAACTGCCGCGGCTACAGTCCGGCTACAGTCTTGAGACCTGGACTGGAAATGATTCCCCAGGGCCCAAGTTTACATTAGATCTGGGCGGGAGTGGGGGTGAGTGATATTGGGAGCTTCTGCTCGCCTTGCACAGGCTTTGGATCTTGCCTTCTCCCACCCCCGTCTTTCCGGACCCCTCCTTCAGGCCCCCTTTCCCGTGTACCCTTACCCTTCACCATGCAGACAGATCTCCGGTTGAATAGCTCCCACATCGGCGGGCAAAGATTGAGAGTCTGAGTCTGGGGGACGGAGGGCAACGAATCCAGACTTTATTGTcggggagaaggaaaagggaagacgTGGGTGGGGGGCCGGGGTTGCTACATTGTCAAGCAGAAAGAGTTGATGGGGACGGGAAGGCCAGTGGGGGCCCGTCCCTCTCTCGTGTCGGCTGCTAGAAGGGCTGACGATACGGAAACcacagaggggtggggtggggggagggaggtcaCGCCCCCGCCCGAGTTGTGCAGTGGAGGTGTCTGGTGGGAGGGACAGCCATGAGGTCTAGGAGCTGGGACGGGGAAGGCTACAGACTCAGCGAATCCTGCGgaaaggggaggggcgggggcgaggCTTCTATTGCTTTTTGCTCACAGTTTTGCGGAAGGCGAGGCGGGGGTGGGCTCGGACTGGACACCCCTTGCCCCCCTCGGTACCCCTTGGGCGATGGGTGCTGGTGAAAAGAATGGAATCCAGACTGGGGAGGAAGAAGGTGAGGGAAGGGTCTGTAGGGGCATCTACTTGGTCCCACCCAAGTGCCAGAGATGCCCCCAAGTGCTGCCCCCTATGATGGGCCCAGCTAGACCTGGGGCTGGGGCATGGTGCGGGGCGGGCACAGTGAGGTTGCAGGCGGTAAAACCAAAGTGCTTCTGAGGGACCCAGGATCCcgcctgctcccctccccctgcggAGGATGGGGGTGTTCACGGAAGCGCTTCAGTTTGGGGGCAGGGGCCGGAGTCCCAGAGTCCGCTTATTGCCAAGAAAAATCCATTTCTGCCCCCCGGACTCCGACCATGGCTTGTGAACCCCGTTTTGTGCTAGGTTTGGGGGGGAAGGGCTGAATGGACATGGCTTTTGGGAGGGGGGGTGTCTCCAAGGGGGCTCGGGGTGAGACGGCCCCCCCTTTTctaggggagagggaagggcagggggcggggttCCCTGAGATCTGGGGTGTTCCCCCCCTTCtgaagcccccctcccccgctacCCCTCCCCTTTCCTGGAACCCCGTacctcggggtgggggggaaggagagagagagatcattcaGGGAGTGCCGGGAGTAGGGGCAGGCTTGGAGCCCGGAGGCCTGGGTCccggctggaggtggggggggaggtgttgAATGGGAGGGGGTTCGGGGTTCAGGTCAGTAGGGGGAGAAGAGGATGGGTCCGTGCGCAGTTCGGATGGGCCCGGGTGCCGGGTGGAGCAGGGGGTGGGTGATCGGCGGTCCCTGGAGAAGAGGTGCGGCTGGGGCCGGGCGCAgggacagcggggagcctgctgcAGCTGCCATCACCGCAGCCACCGCTAGGGGGCTGGGTAGCAGGCCTCCCGCCAGGGACTTGGGCAGCTCCTTGGAGAAAGTCAGAGTGCCCTGCagcggggagaggggcggggaaaGGGAGACCGAGGAGTCATTCTGCGGCCCGcaaaccccacccctccccgtACCGGCCCGCgtccccttctcctcccagctCCGGTCCCCCAATTGCCGAATTCTCCAGGGCCCAGGCCTCACCGCCAGCTCCCCCGCGCCTCTAGGTTTCTTGTGACGGCTCAGCAGCGGGTTGGGCTTCCCGGCCACGCCGTCTCGGTGCCGCCGGCTGGAAATGTGCtgcggggtgggagtgggggtgggggtgggtagggaggggcagtgggTAAGGGGCTGTGAGCCACCCGGAAAGGAGTAACCGACGAGCCGGTAGGCACACCCAAAACACCTGGCCCCGCCCCTTCTGTGGTCCCAAGGGAAGGACCTGAGAGAAGCGCCCTCACCCAAGCTCCCTGTTTGTGAGTAGAGCTCCCTAGAATTCCCAGGAAAGGCCTTGGACCCACCTGTTTCAGTTGGACCTCCGAGTTGACCTTGACATTGCAGATCTCACAGTGGAAGGTTCGGTCCTGGGCAGGGGCCTCTGGTTCCCCAGGAGTGGGGGGCCCCAGACGAGGGTAAGCTTTGATGGGGCCCAGcccacttctggcctccagaattgtcTTGTGCTTAGTACCTGGGGCCCACAGAGGGCAGAAGGTAAGGGGTGGAGGAAGACTTCTCCAGGCCTCCTCGGCAGCAAATACCCACCTTCCCAATTGAAATAGGGGGAAGCAtcaagtgtgggggggggggtttccaATCCCCTTGGGACATCCCCAAACACAAGGTAGGTCAGGGGAGAGTCACAGGTCGAGGAGTTAAGCAGAGGGGGGACTGAAGAAGTAAGTGGGAGATGATTAGGGAGGGAGATAGGCTGGTAAGTCTTGGAGGGGCCCGGATGTTGGAAGCCAGGGGCATTAGAGGTGGGGAGCAGGAGTGGGCTGAGGATAGGGGAATAGGGGTCGGGGTGGGAGAGTCCTTACCTTTGTTATGAGCCTCAAGCTGGGACAGGGAGTTCACTGCCACCTTGCACAGGGCACAGTAGAGCAGCCGCTtggccttttcctcctcttccttgctGCCTCCAGGCAGGGAAGCTGGGGCTGGAGTGCCCCCTTCGCCCTTGGTTGTACCCTGACCAGTCTCCGGAATgctgggaggggatggggagccaGGCTGTTTCTCTGGGGATCCTGGGGCTGGACCCAGTCCATTCTCCATGGAGACTGTTGTGGGGGGAGAAACATAGGGGTCACCTCAGATGGTTTTTGGAGGAGATTCTTTATGTGGAGGAAACCCACCCCCATTTCCTGGAGGGCAAGGGCCCAGGAGTCCCCACCCTGTGACAACATGCATGCTCTCATGCCCTGGGCCCGAGCCAGATGTGGTCTAGCTGCTGCAGGCTGGGTGTGAGGCTCCAGTGCCTGGCCCATTCTCGAGAAGCTGGGAATGGTTGAGGGGTCCAGCCGCAGTGGCTTCCCCTTCAGGTTGAAGCTGGCAGCCAGCCTAGCCCTGGGGAGAGGCATGGAACAAGGATTCACCCCTCACTGCCTGCCAGCCAGCCTGGGCTTCCTGCCTGGCCAGCCCCTTCCCAGAGTCCTGCCCAGTCCCCAGGGAGGCATGCCAGAGAGCtctaggaaggggcagaggcagcgTGAGGAGAGGTCGAGAGAGACAGTCGCAGACACGgcaaaagggaaacagaaacagcAGAACTGGAGAGGGAACAGGGATGCAGGCTGCTCTATAATTCATGGCTTGATTAAAGATGCACGGGCCCCAGGCCTCAGCGCTGGGTTCTGGCCTCTGTACAGGGGAAACTCTAGCACTCCCATTCTTGCTCCAGCAGCCGATCCAGTTTCCGGGTTGTGAGACCgcaggcagtgggggtggggcactggCAGAAAGGGACCTCCTGACCCCTGCACGTGTCCCTTTGCTTGTCCATCCTGTgatctttccctttatttctcttaCTCGTTTGACATCCTTGACCTCCATTCCGATCCAGATAGCACACCCACGTCTCAAACTGGACAGGGCTTCGTGGTTTACAAAAGTAGGGCAGGTATCATTATCTCCTTAGAGATATCCTGTCGGAACTAACTAAATGAGGTAATATGTATAAAGCACTCAGAACATGAAATGTTATCTACCACCACCACTATCAGAGTCATCCCCATCTTGCAGAGATGTTGCCAAGTTAAAAAAAGGTGACCAGGCTAAGAGCAGCCAGAGCACAATTAGAACTCAGCTCACCTGCCTGCCCTATCTGTTCATCCCTGAGggacgtatgtatgtgtgtgtgtgtgtgtgcgcgttgACAGTGGGATCCTGGTTCCCAAGCTGCTGATGTGGATGCCTGGTTCTCATTCTACTTGGGGTGGGGCCGAAAGGACAGGCAAGGATAAGGAGGAAATGGGGATGTTT is a genomic window of Acinonyx jubatus isolate Ajub_Pintada_27869175 chromosome B4, VMU_Ajub_asm_v1.0, whole genome shotgun sequence containing:
- the GPR84 gene encoding G-protein coupled receptor 84, whose amino-acid sequence is MWNTSEANFSCYHESVLGYRYVAVSWGVVVAVTGTVGNVLTLLALAIQPKLRTRFNLLIANLTVADLLYCTLLQPFSVDTYLHLHWRTGATFCRVFGLLLFASNSVSILTLCLIALARYLLIAHPKLFPRVFSAKGMVLALVSTWVVGVASFAPLWRIYILVPAVCTCSFDRIRGRPYTTILMGIYFVLGLSSVGVFYWLIHRQVKRAAQALDQYKQSSIHSNHVAGTDEATPGRFQELDSGRASGRPSEGISSEPVSAATTQTLEGDSSEVEDHPSREVGQQAAEKSHPEAPAKSRPTKRAQRTQDSPSEFGKVTRMCFAVFLCFALSYIPFLLLNILDARVRAPRVVHMLAANLTWLNGCINPVLYAAMNRQFRQAYGSILRRGPQSFRRLR
- the ZNF385A gene encoding zinc finger protein 385A isoform X2, which codes for MILGSLSRAGPLPLLRQPPIMQPPLDLKQILPFPLEPAPTLGLFGNYNTMDPVQKAVLSHTFGGPLLKTKRPIISCNVCQIRFNSQSQAEAHYKGNRHARRVKGIEAAKTRGREPGVREPGDPAPPGSTPPNGDGVAPRPVSMENGLGPAPGSPEKQPGSPSPPSIPETGQGTTKGEGGTPAPASLPGGSKEEEEKAKRLLYCALCKVAVNSLSQLEAHNKGTKHKTILEARSGLGPIKAYPRLGPPTPGEPEAPAQDRTFHCEICNVKVNSEVQLKQHISSRRHRDGVAGKPNPLLSRHKKPRGAGELAGTLTFSKELPKSLAGGLLPSPLAVAAVMAAAAGSPLSLRPAPAAPLLQGPPITHPLLHPAPGPIRTAHGPILFSPY
- the ZNF385A gene encoding zinc finger protein 385A isoform X3, with protein sequence MQPPLDLKQILPFPLEPAPTLGLFGNYNTMDPVQKAVLSHTFGGPLLKTKRPIISCNVCQIRFNSQSQAEAHYKGNRHARRVKGIEAAKTRGREPGVREPGDPAPPGSTPPNGDGVAPRPVSMENGLGPAPGSPEKQPGSPSPPSIPETGQGTTKGEGGTPAPASLPGGSKEEEEKAKRLLYCALCKVAVNSLSQLEAHNKGTKHKTILEARSGLGPIKAYPRLGPPTPGEPEAPAQDRTFHCEICNVKVNSEVQLKQHISSRRHRDGVAGKPNPLLSRHKKPRGAGELAGTLTFSKELPKSLAGGLLPSPLAVAAVMAAAAGSPLSLRPAPAAPLLQGPPITHPLLHPAPGPIRTAHGPILFSPY
- the ZNF385A gene encoding zinc finger protein 385A isoform X4, which translates into the protein MDPVQKAVLSHTFGGPLLKTKRPIISCNVCQIRFNSQSQAEAHYKGNRHARRVKGIEAAKTRGREPGVREPGDPAPPGSTPPNGDGVAPRPVSMENGLGPAPGSPEKQPGSPSPPSIPETGQGTTKGEGGTPAPASLPGGSKEEEEKAKRLLYCALCKVAVNSLSQLEAHNKGTKHKTILEARSGLGPIKAYPRLGPPTPGEPEAPAQDRTFHCEICNVKVNSEVQLKQHISSRRHRDGVAGKPNPLLSRHKKPRGAGELAGTLTFSKELPKSLAGGLLPSPLAVAAVMAAAAGSPLSLRPAPAAPLLQGPPITHPLLHPAPGPIRTAHGPILFSPY
- the ZNF385A gene encoding zinc finger protein 385A isoform X1, with product MESRPPGSRRMDPVQKAVLSHTFGGPLLKTKRPIISCNVCQIRFNSQSQAEAHYKGNRHARRVKGIEAAKTRGREPGVREPGDPAPPGSTPPNGDGVAPRPVSMENGLGPAPGSPEKQPGSPSPPSIPETGQGTTKGEGGTPAPASLPGGSKEEEEKAKRLLYCALCKVAVNSLSQLEAHNKGTKHKTILEARSGLGPIKAYPRLGPPTPGEPEAPAQDRTFHCEICNVKVNSEVQLKQHISSRRHRDGVAGKPNPLLSRHKKPRGAGELAGTLTFSKELPKSLAGGLLPSPLAVAAVMAAAAGSPLSLRPAPAAPLLQGPPITHPLLHPAPGPIRTAHGPILFSPY